One segment of Kogia breviceps isolate mKogBre1 chromosome 14, mKogBre1 haplotype 1, whole genome shotgun sequence DNA contains the following:
- the MLST8 gene encoding target of rapamycin complex subunit LST8 isoform X3, translating to MNTSPGTVGSDPVILATAGYDHTVRFWQAHSGICTRTVQHQDSQVNALEITPDRSMIAAAGYQHIRMYDLNSNNPNPIISYDGVNKNIASVGFHEDGRWMYTGGEDCTARIWDLRSRNLQCQRIFQVNAPINCVCLHPNQAELIVGDQSGAIHIWDLKTDHNEQLIPEPEVSITSAHIDPDASYMAAVNSTGNCYVWNLTGGIGDEVTQLIPKTKIPAHTRYALQCRFSPDSTLLATCSADQTCKIWRTSNFSLMTELSIKSSNPGESSRGWMWGCAFSGDSQYIVTASSDNLARLWCVETGEIKREYGGHQKAVVCLAFNDSVLG from the exons ATGAACACGTCTCCAGGTACGGTGGGCAGTGACCCCGTCATCTTGGCCACTGCAGGCTATGACCACACGGTGCGGTTCTGGCAGGCACACAGCGGGATCTGTACGCGAACGGTGCAGCACCAGGACTCC CAGGTGAACGCGCTGGAGATCACACCTGACCGCAGCATGATTGCTGCTGCAG GTTACCAGCACATTCGCATGTATGATCTCAACTCCAATAACCCCAACCCCATCATCAGCTATGATGGGGTCAACAAGAACATCGCGTCTGTGGGCTTCCACGAGGACGGCCGCTGGATGTACACTGGTGGGGAGGACTGCACCGCCCGCATCTGGGACCTCAG GTCCCGGAACCTGCAGTGTCAGCGGATCTTCCAGGTGAATGCGCCCATTAACTGTGTGTGCCTGCACCCCAACCAG GCAGAACTCATTGTGGGTGACCAGAGTGGCGCCATCCACATCTGGGACTTGAAAACTGACCACAACGAGCAGCTGATCCCGGAGCCTGAGGTCTCTATCACATCGGCCCACATCGACCCTGATGCCAGCTACATGGCTGCGGTCAATAGCACT GGGAACTGCTATGTCTGGAACCTGACTGGGGGCATTGGTGACGAGGTGACACAGCTCATCCCCAAGACCAAGATCCCAGCACACACCCGCTACGCCCTGCAGTGCCGCTTCAGCCCAGACTCCAc GCTCCTCGCTACCTGCTCGGCTGACCAGACGTGCAAGATTTGGAGGACGTCCAACTTTTCCCTGATGACGGAGCTGAGCATCAAGAGCAGCAACCCTGGAGAGTCGTCCCGAGGCTGGATGTGGGGCTGCGCCTTCTCGGGGGACTCCCAGTACATAGTCACTG CTTCCTCTGACAACCTGGCCCGGCTGTGGTGCGTGGAGACGGGAGAGATCAAGAGAGAGTACGGCGGCCACCAGAAAGCTGTTGTCTGCTTGGCCTTCAATGACAGTGTGCTGggctaa
- the MLST8 gene encoding target of rapamycin complex subunit LST8 isoform X1, with translation MNTSPGTVGSDPVILATAGYDHTVRFWQAHSGICTRTVQHQDSQVNALEITPDRSMIAAAGYQHIRMYDLNSNNPNPIISYDGVNKNIASVGFHEDGRWMYTGGEDCTARIWDLRSRNLQCQRIFQVNAPINCVCLHPNQAELIVGDQSGAIHIWDLKTDHNEQLIPEPEVSITSAHIDPDASYMAAVNSTSQQISCSRHPQTAHFQAFALLFPLSGCPPLILFFTFLLASSILQEGQGNCYVWNLTGGIGDEVTQLIPKTKIPAHTRYALQCRFSPDSTLLATCSADQTCKIWRTSNFSLMTELSIKSSNPGESSRGWMWGCAFSGDSQYIVTASSDNLARLWCVETGEIKREYGGHQKAVVCLAFNDSVLG, from the exons ATGAACACGTCTCCAGGTACGGTGGGCAGTGACCCCGTCATCTTGGCCACTGCAGGCTATGACCACACGGTGCGGTTCTGGCAGGCACACAGCGGGATCTGTACGCGAACGGTGCAGCACCAGGACTCC CAGGTGAACGCGCTGGAGATCACACCTGACCGCAGCATGATTGCTGCTGCAG GTTACCAGCACATTCGCATGTATGATCTCAACTCCAATAACCCCAACCCCATCATCAGCTATGATGGGGTCAACAAGAACATCGCGTCTGTGGGCTTCCACGAGGACGGCCGCTGGATGTACACTGGTGGGGAGGACTGCACCGCCCGCATCTGGGACCTCAG GTCCCGGAACCTGCAGTGTCAGCGGATCTTCCAGGTGAATGCGCCCATTAACTGTGTGTGCCTGCACCCCAACCAG GCAGAACTCATTGTGGGTGACCAGAGTGGCGCCATCCACATCTGGGACTTGAAAACTGACCACAACGAGCAGCTGATCCCGGAGCCTGAGGTCTCTATCACATCGGCCCACATCGACCCTGATGCCAGCTACATGGCTGCGGTCAATAGCACT TCTCAGCAAATCAGTTGTTCCCGACATCCCCAGACCGCCCACTTCCAAGCCTTTGCCCTGCTGTTCCCTCTATCTGGGTGCCCTCCTCTCATCTTGTTCTTCACATTCTTGTTGGCCAGCAGCATCCTTCAGGAAGGGCAG GGGAACTGCTATGTCTGGAACCTGACTGGGGGCATTGGTGACGAGGTGACACAGCTCATCCCCAAGACCAAGATCCCAGCACACACCCGCTACGCCCTGCAGTGCCGCTTCAGCCCAGACTCCAc GCTCCTCGCTACCTGCTCGGCTGACCAGACGTGCAAGATTTGGAGGACGTCCAACTTTTCCCTGATGACGGAGCTGAGCATCAAGAGCAGCAACCCTGGAGAGTCGTCCCGAGGCTGGATGTGGGGCTGCGCCTTCTCGGGGGACTCCCAGTACATAGTCACTG CTTCCTCTGACAACCTGGCCCGGCTGTGGTGCGTGGAGACGGGAGAGATCAAGAGAGAGTACGGCGGCCACCAGAAAGCTGTTGTCTGCTTGGCCTTCAATGACAGTGTGCTGggctaa
- the MLST8 gene encoding target of rapamycin complex subunit LST8 isoform X2, translated as MNTSPGPSRRSHTSVWPVPLGYQHIRMYDLNSNNPNPIISYDGVNKNIASVGFHEDGRWMYTGGEDCTARIWDLRSRNLQCQRIFQVNAPINCVCLHPNQAELIVGDQSGAIHIWDLKTDHNEQLIPEPEVSITSAHIDPDASYMAAVNSTSQQISCSRHPQTAHFQAFALLFPLSGCPPLILFFTFLLASSILQEGQGNCYVWNLTGGIGDEVTQLIPKTKIPAHTRYALQCRFSPDSTLLATCSADQTCKIWRTSNFSLMTELSIKSSNPGESSRGWMWGCAFSGDSQYIVTASSDNLARLWCVETGEIKREYGGHQKAVVCLAFNDSVLG; from the exons ATGAACACGTCTCCAG GTCCATCTAGGCGCAGCCACACTTCAGTTTGGCCCGTGCCCCTAGGTTACCAGCACATTCGCATGTATGATCTCAACTCCAATAACCCCAACCCCATCATCAGCTATGATGGGGTCAACAAGAACATCGCGTCTGTGGGCTTCCACGAGGACGGCCGCTGGATGTACACTGGTGGGGAGGACTGCACCGCCCGCATCTGGGACCTCAG GTCCCGGAACCTGCAGTGTCAGCGGATCTTCCAGGTGAATGCGCCCATTAACTGTGTGTGCCTGCACCCCAACCAG GCAGAACTCATTGTGGGTGACCAGAGTGGCGCCATCCACATCTGGGACTTGAAAACTGACCACAACGAGCAGCTGATCCCGGAGCCTGAGGTCTCTATCACATCGGCCCACATCGACCCTGATGCCAGCTACATGGCTGCGGTCAATAGCACT TCTCAGCAAATCAGTTGTTCCCGACATCCCCAGACCGCCCACTTCCAAGCCTTTGCCCTGCTGTTCCCTCTATCTGGGTGCCCTCCTCTCATCTTGTTCTTCACATTCTTGTTGGCCAGCAGCATCCTTCAGGAAGGGCAG GGGAACTGCTATGTCTGGAACCTGACTGGGGGCATTGGTGACGAGGTGACACAGCTCATCCCCAAGACCAAGATCCCAGCACACACCCGCTACGCCCTGCAGTGCCGCTTCAGCCCAGACTCCAc GCTCCTCGCTACCTGCTCGGCTGACCAGACGTGCAAGATTTGGAGGACGTCCAACTTTTCCCTGATGACGGAGCTGAGCATCAAGAGCAGCAACCCTGGAGAGTCGTCCCGAGGCTGGATGTGGGGCTGCGCCTTCTCGGGGGACTCCCAGTACATAGTCACTG CTTCCTCTGACAACCTGGCCCGGCTGTGGTGCGTGGAGACGGGAGAGATCAAGAGAGAGTACGGCGGCCACCAGAAAGCTGTTGTCTGCTTGGCCTTCAATGACAGTGTGCTGggctaa
- the MLST8 gene encoding target of rapamycin complex subunit LST8 isoform X4 — MNTSPGPSRRSHTSVWPVPLGYQHIRMYDLNSNNPNPIISYDGVNKNIASVGFHEDGRWMYTGGEDCTARIWDLRSRNLQCQRIFQVNAPINCVCLHPNQAELIVGDQSGAIHIWDLKTDHNEQLIPEPEVSITSAHIDPDASYMAAVNSTGNCYVWNLTGGIGDEVTQLIPKTKIPAHTRYALQCRFSPDSTLLATCSADQTCKIWRTSNFSLMTELSIKSSNPGESSRGWMWGCAFSGDSQYIVTASSDNLARLWCVETGEIKREYGGHQKAVVCLAFNDSVLG; from the exons ATGAACACGTCTCCAG GTCCATCTAGGCGCAGCCACACTTCAGTTTGGCCCGTGCCCCTAGGTTACCAGCACATTCGCATGTATGATCTCAACTCCAATAACCCCAACCCCATCATCAGCTATGATGGGGTCAACAAGAACATCGCGTCTGTGGGCTTCCACGAGGACGGCCGCTGGATGTACACTGGTGGGGAGGACTGCACCGCCCGCATCTGGGACCTCAG GTCCCGGAACCTGCAGTGTCAGCGGATCTTCCAGGTGAATGCGCCCATTAACTGTGTGTGCCTGCACCCCAACCAG GCAGAACTCATTGTGGGTGACCAGAGTGGCGCCATCCACATCTGGGACTTGAAAACTGACCACAACGAGCAGCTGATCCCGGAGCCTGAGGTCTCTATCACATCGGCCCACATCGACCCTGATGCCAGCTACATGGCTGCGGTCAATAGCACT GGGAACTGCTATGTCTGGAACCTGACTGGGGGCATTGGTGACGAGGTGACACAGCTCATCCCCAAGACCAAGATCCCAGCACACACCCGCTACGCCCTGCAGTGCCGCTTCAGCCCAGACTCCAc GCTCCTCGCTACCTGCTCGGCTGACCAGACGTGCAAGATTTGGAGGACGTCCAACTTTTCCCTGATGACGGAGCTGAGCATCAAGAGCAGCAACCCTGGAGAGTCGTCCCGAGGCTGGATGTGGGGCTGCGCCTTCTCGGGGGACTCCCAGTACATAGTCACTG CTTCCTCTGACAACCTGGCCCGGCTGTGGTGCGTGGAGACGGGAGAGATCAAGAGAGAGTACGGCGGCCACCAGAAAGCTGTTGTCTGCTTGGCCTTCAATGACAGTGTGCTGggctaa
- the BRICD5 gene encoding LOW QUALITY PROTEIN: BRICHOS domain-containing protein 5 (The sequence of the model RefSeq protein was modified relative to this genomic sequence to represent the inferred CDS: deleted 2 bases in 1 codon; substituted 1 base at 1 genomic stop codon) — translation MCLHVKTKPCHGGWRAPGLLLLLLALATGGAVAGGLLGFAHSPLKPLLXTLRLTLPSPRVPWSNQTEQVDVAQNMATIRVTPAQSNHSWAVLFDGQSGCVCYRPSEHRACFLRLMEPRDRETLQLLVNTSWPQRTRSTSQDPHYAEELLAVLGSHEVDPAQVGASVRNLCAKTPIYWARRAESELGQAVRRGLGSRRTVGGGVGKESFGDHGALPPGPQRQRLIYLCIDICFPSNICMSVCFYYLPD, via the exons ATGTGCCTCCACGTGAAGACCAAGCCCTGCCACGGGGGCTGGAGAGCTCCTGGCCTGCTATTGCTGCTGCTGGCACTGGCCACTGGTGGGGCCGTGGCTGGAGGGCTTCTTGGCTTCGCTCACAGCCCTCTCAAG CCACTGCTATAGACGCTCCGTCTGACCCTCCCGAGCCCCAGGGTGCCCTGGTCCAACCAAACCGAACAGGTGGACGTGGCCCAGAACATGGCAACCATCAGGGTGACTCCAGCTCAGAGCAACCACAGCTGGGCAGTGCTGTTCGACGGGCAGAGC GGTTGTGTCTGTTACCGCCCCTCAGAGCACCGGGCCTGCTTCCTCCGCCTGATGGAACCCCGAGACCGCGAGACCCTGCAGCTGCTGGTGAACACCTCTTGG CCCCAAAGGACTCGCAGCACCAGCCAGGACCCCCACTATGCCGAGGAGCTGCTGGCAGTGCTTGGGAGCCATGAGGTGGACCCTGCCCAGGTGGGGGCTTCCGTGCGGAACCTTTGTGCAAAGACCCCCATTTACTGGGCCCGACGAGCAGAGAGTGAGTTGGGGCAGGCTGTGCGGAGGGGCCTGGGATCCCGCAGGACAGTTGGTGGCGGGGTGGGGAAGGAGTCCTTTGGGGATCATGGA GCCCTCCCCCCAGGGCCCCAGAGGCAGCGGCTGATCTACCTATGCATCGACATCTGCTTCCCAAGCAACATCTGCATGTCCGTCTGCTTTTATTACCTCCCGGACTAA
- the PGP gene encoding glycerol-3-phosphate phosphatase gives MAEVEAGGDEGRCVRLNAERAQELLADVDTVLFDCDGVLWRGETAVPGAPETLTALRARGKRLGFITNNSSKTREAYAEKLRRLGFGGPTGPGAGSEVFGTAYCTALYLRQRLTGPPAPKAYVLGSVALAAELEAVGVSCVGVGPEPLQGDGPSAWLDEPLEPDVRAVVVGFDPHFSYMKLTKALRYLQQPGCLLVGTNMDNRLPLENGRFIAGTGCLVRAVEMAAQRQADIIGKPSRFIFDCVSQEYSINPERTIMVGDRLDTDILLGVTCGLKTILTLTGVSTLRDVKSNQESDCLSKKKMVPDFYVDSIADLLPALQG, from the exons ATGGCGGAGGTGGAGGCCGGCGGCGACGAGGGCCGCTGCGTGCGGCTGAATGCCGAGCGGGCCCAGGAGCTGCTGGCCGACGTGGACACGGTGCTGTTCGACTGCGACGGCGTGCTGTGGCGTGGTGAGACGGCGGTCCCTGGCGCGCCCGAGACCCTGACAGCTCTGCGGGCCCGCGGCAAGCGCCTCGGCTTCATCACCAACAACAGCAGCAAGACCCGCGAGGCCTACGCCGAGAAGCTGCGGCGCCTGGGCTTCGGCGGCCCGACGGGGCCTGGCGCCGGCAGCGAGGTCTTCGGCACGGCCTACTGCACCGCGCTTTACCTGCGCCAGCGCCTGACCGGTCCGCCGGCCCCCAAGGCCTACGTGCTGGGCAGCGTGGCCCTGGCCGCCGAGCTGGAAGCCGTGGGCGTCTCCTGCGTGGGCGTGGGGCCCGAGCCACTGCAGGGCGACGGCCCCAGCGCCTGGCTGGATGAGCCCCTGGAGCCTGATGTGCGCGCCGTCGTAGTGGGCTTCGACCCGCACTTCAGCTACATGAAGCTCACGAAGGCCTTGCGCTACCTGCAGCAGCCCGGCTGCCTGCTCGTGGGCACCAACATGGACAACCGGCTCCCACTGGAGAACGGCCGCTTCATCGCGG GTACCGGCTGTCTGGTCCGAGCCGTGGAGATGGCCGCGCAGCGTCAAGCCGACATCATAGGGAAGCCCAGCCGCTTCATCTTCGACTGCGTGTCCCAGGAATATAGCATCAACCCGGAGCGCACCATCATGGTGGGTGATCGCCTGGACACAGACATCCTCCTGGGCGTCACTTGTGGTCTGAAGACCATCCTGACCCTCACTGGGGTCTCCACTCTACGGGATGTGAAGAGTAATCAGGAAAGTGACTGCTTGTCTAAGAAGAAAATGGTCCCTGACTTTTATGTTGACAGCATAGCCGACCTTTTGCCTGCCCTTCAAGGTTAA